From Cannabis sativa cultivar Pink pepper isolate KNU-18-1 chromosome 8, ASM2916894v1, whole genome shotgun sequence, a single genomic window includes:
- the LOC115700168 gene encoding putative leucine-rich repeat receptor-like protein kinase At2g19210 — protein MKMLRVHSFFVAYFCGILALTTLVHAQTQSGFISIDCGIPESSTYIDKTTSLTYMSDSDFIENNIGESKTIQLEYHSDTLDQQFSNLRSFPQGDRNCYTLKPADGKGNKYLIRARFLYGNYDGKMVAPGFDLYLGANKWGSVKLDNASTTATKEIIHIPNSDYIFVCLVNTGHGTPFMSALELRPLMNSTYASTPAAVLFRRSDVGSRSNTSIRYKDDVYDRIWQPFNFPRRKVLSTSLTVDSSSNIYQPPTSVMETAMSPENVTSPMFSFYWSPDDPTAQYYVYMHFAELEKLQANESRQFFIIENIMEAWNNQKPFSPEYLTATTLSNVAPVSGKQIDYTLYQTPKSTHQPILNAFEVYMLLNFSEPQTYEQDVGAMFNIKSTYDVQKNWQGDPCAPKTYIWDGLNCSFTGQDPIRIVSLDLSSSGLTGEIASSISNLTMIQSIDLSNNSLSGSVPAFLSKLQNLKVLDLRGNKFIGSVPSELIEKSISGSLLLNVSGNPDLCFSHSCQKKKKKNYIIPIIATLGSLLVLFAAFFIGWKIIKRRNKGAEVGIRQPNDIVPKSSNNEINGSGFEPQNHQYTYAEVMRITNNFEKVIGKGGFGTVYHGFLNNTQVAVKMLSESSAQGYKELQAEVKILMRVHHRNLTSLVGYCIEDDKHMGLIYEYMANGNLGKHLSDKQAYTLTWKERLQMAVDAAQGLEYLHYGCKPPIVHRDVKSTNILLNEKFQAKLADFGLSRAFNVEGGGHVSTVVAGTPGYLDPEYYKSNWLSEKSDVYAFGVVLLEIITSRPVIAKISSNEVIHISQWVENMLRENGEIKSIVDPKLRGNFQLNSAWKTMEIATACVRINSAERPTMNQVVVELKECLSLEISPNKDGLF, from the exons ATGAAGATGTTAAGAGTACATTCCTTCTTTGTTGCGTATTTTTGTGGTATTCTAGCCTTAACAACTCTAGTTCATGCTCAAACTCAATCAG GGTTCATCAGTATAGACTGTGGAATACCAGAAAGttcaacctacatagacaaaacAACAAGCTTAACATACATGTCAGACTCTGATTTCATTGAAAACAACATAGGCGAAAGTAAAACAATTCAACTTGAATACCATTCCGATACTCTTGATcaacaattttcaaatctaagaAGTTTCCCACAAGGAGACAGAAATTGCTACACCCTAAAGCCAGCAGATGGGAAAGGGAACAAGTATTTAATTAGGGCAAGGTTCTTGTACGGAAATTATGATGGAAAAATGGTAGCACCTGGGTTCGATCTGTACCTTGGAGCTAACAAATGGGGTTCTGTGAAATTGGACAATGCATCCACAACTGCCACAAAAGAGATCATTCATATTCCAAATTCAGACTATATATTTGTGTGTCTTGTAAATACTGGACATGGCACACCTTTTATGTCAGCTTTGGAGTTAAGGCCTTTGATGAATTCTACATACGCTTCTACACCGGCAGCTGTTCTATTTCGACGCTCAGATGTAGGGTCCAGAAGTAATACATCAATAAG GTACAAAGATGATGTTTATGATCGTATATGGCAGCCTTTCAATTTTCCAAGACGAAAAGTGTTAAGCACATCGTTGACAGTAGATTCTAGTTCTAACATTTACCAACCTCCAACAAGTGTAATGGAGACTGCTATGTCTCCAGAAAATGTGACAAGTCCTATGTTTTCGTTTTACTGGAGTCCTGATGATCCGACCGCTCAATACTATGTATATATGCACTTTGCGGAGTTGGAAAAGCTCCAAGCAAATGAGTCGAGACAATTCTTTATCATTGAAAACATAATGGAGGCATGGAATAATCAAAAACCATTTAGTCCTGAGTACTTGACTGCAACCACTTTATCGAATGTTGCACCAGTGAGTGGCAAACAAATTGACTACACCCTCTACCAAACTCCTAAATCTACTCATCAACCGATTCTCAATGCCTTTGAGGTTTATATGCTTCTAAATTTCTCAGAACCACAAACCTACGAACAAGACG TTGGTGCAATGTTTAATATCAAGTCTACGTACGATGTTCAGAAAAACTGGCAAGGAGATCCATGTGCTCCGAAAACTTACATCTGGGATGGTCTTAATTGCAGCTTTACTGGTCAAGATCCAATTAGAATCGTTTCGTT AGACTTATCCTCAAGTGGGTTGACTGGGGAAATAGCTTCTTCTATATCAAATCTTACTATGATACAATCTAT AGATTTATCAAACAATAGCTTAAGTGGATCGGTGCCTGCATTTCTTTCCAAACTGCAGAACTTAAaagtttt AGACTTGAGAGGAAACAAGTTCATCGGTTCAGTTCCAAGCGAGCTCATCGAAAAATCTATCAGTGGCTCATTATTGCTAAA TGTTTCGGGTAACCCAGATCTTTGTTTCTCACATTCGTgccaaaagaagaaaaagaaaaactatatAATTCCTATAATAGCAACACTAGGCTCTCTATTAGTCCTCTTTGCTGCATTCTTTATCGGATGGAAAATCATCAAAAGAAGAAATAAAG GAGCAGAAGTTGGGATAAGGCAACCCAACGATATTGTCCCAAAGTCAagtaataacgaaattaatggATCGGGATTTGAGCCACAAAACCATCAATATACTTACGCTGAAGTAATGAGAATTACCAACAACTTTGAGAAAGTTATTGGAAAAGGAGGATTTGGAACTGTTTATCATGGCTTCTTAAACAACACTCAAGTGGCAGTCAAGATGCTCTCGGAGTCATCAGCTCAGGGCTACAAAGAGCTTCAAGCTGAG GTAAAAATTTTAATGAGAGTTCACCACAGAAACTTGACTAGTCTTGTTGGATATTGCATTGAGGATGACAAACACATGGGGCTTATCTATGAGTACATGGCTAATGGAAACTTAGGGAAACATCTCTCAG ATAAACAAGCTTATACATTGACTTGGAAGGAGAGATTGCAAATGGCTGTGGATGCAGCACAAG GTTTGGAGTATCTACACTATGGTTGCAAGCCACCAATAGTTCATAGAGATGTGAAAAGCACCAATATATTGTTGAATGAAAAATTTCAAGCCAAACTTGCTGATTTTGGACTCTCAAGAGCTTTCAATGTTGAAGGTGGTGGTCATGTGTCAACAGTTGTAGCTGGCACCCCTGGATATCTTGACCCAGA GTATTACAAATCGAATTGGTTAAGTGAGAAAAgtgatgtttatgcttttggagtTGTTCTATTAGAGATAATCACTAGTCGACCAGTGATTGCAAAAATAAGTAGCAATGAAGTCATCCACATATCTCAATGGGTTGAGAACATGCTTCGTGAAAATGGAGAAATTAAAAGCATAGTTGATCCCAAACTGAGAGGAAACTTCCAACTCAATTCTGCATGGAAAACTATGGAAATTGCCACAGCTTGTGTGCGTATAAACTCAGCTGAAAGACCAACAATGAATCAAGTTGTGGTGGAATTGAAGGAGTGTTTGTCACTAGAGATTTCTCCCAATAAGGATGGACTTTTCTAA